In the Chroococcidiopsis sp. SAG 2025 genome, one interval contains:
- a CDS encoding OmpP1/FadL family transporter, translating to MRRTLQSIAALLPLFLALEFFGTTSTAVASGFAILEQSVRGLGSAFSNSAAADDASTIFFNPAGLTRLSNNSAIAAGYYISPTALFQDRGSIVVTGAPLTGGNGGDGGVDIFVPNFYAVWNASDRVKLGLGVNSPFGLKTRYDRDWVGRYYAINSELVTININPTVAAKLTDNLSLGAGINLQYAEAKLSNAIDFGLIGATRLRTAPQATDGSVELEGDDWSWGYNLGLLYEPNRKTRLGLAYRSAITHDLAGEADFNVPTAVSALTATGRFQDGSIAAELNLPDTLSLNAYHQISSRVALTGDVTWTNWSRFEELRVTFDNPVEPDNVQPENWHDTVRYSLGINYTLSPAWELRAGVAYDPSPVDSTYRSPRIPDNNRTWLAIGASFKASDAISFDIGYAHLFVDDSEIDLSSSTSGNLRGKIESDVDVVGLQLTWKF from the coding sequence GTGAGGAGAACGTTGCAGTCAATTGCAGCGCTGTTGCCGCTGTTTTTGGCGTTAGAATTTTTTGGCACGACTAGTACTGCTGTAGCATCAGGTTTTGCAATTCTCGAACAAAGCGTGCGCGGTTTAGGCAGTGCTTTTTCTAATAGTGCGGCGGCGGATGATGCCAGTACGATCTTTTTCAACCCTGCTGGATTAACTCGTCTGTCAAATAATTCGGCGATCGCGGCAGGATACTATATATCTCCTACAGCTCTGTTTCAAGATCGAGGCTCGATAGTTGTCACTGGCGCACCTTTAACAGGTGGAAATGGCGGAGATGGCGGCGTGGATATTTTTGTTCCTAACTTCTACGCTGTCTGGAATGCCAGCGATCGCGTCAAGCTAGGTTTGGGAGTGAATTCGCCTTTTGGTCTGAAGACGAGGTACGATCGCGACTGGGTTGGGCGCTACTACGCGATTAATTCAGAACTCGTCACAATTAATATTAATCCTACTGTTGCGGCAAAACTGACAGACAACCTTTCTTTAGGTGCTGGCATCAACTTACAATATGCCGAAGCCAAACTGTCAAATGCGATCGATTTTGGTTTAATCGGTGCTACGAGATTGCGTACCGCGCCTCAAGCAACTGATGGTTCTGTTGAACTAGAAGGTGATGATTGGAGTTGGGGTTATAACTTGGGGTTACTCTACGAACCCAATCGGAAAACGCGCCTCGGCTTGGCTTATCGTTCGGCGATTACCCACGATTTAGCAGGGGAGGCTGATTTTAACGTTCCTACAGCAGTGTCAGCTTTAACCGCGACTGGACGATTTCAAGATGGTAGTATTGCGGCTGAATTGAACCTACCCGATACTTTATCTCTTAATGCCTATCATCAAATTAGTTCTCGCGTTGCACTAACAGGCGACGTAACTTGGACGAATTGGAGTCGGTTTGAAGAGTTGCGCGTCACATTTGACAACCCAGTGGAACCGGATAACGTGCAGCCGGAAAATTGGCACGATACAGTGCGCTATTCTTTAGGAATTAATTATACATTGAGTCCAGCCTGGGAATTACGTGCTGGTGTTGCTTACGATCCGAGTCCGGTAGATAGTACGTACAGATCGCCGAGAATTCCAGATAATAATCGAACGTGGTTAGCGATCGGTGCTAGTTTCAAAGCTTCTGATGCTATTAGTTTTGATATAGGTTACGCGCACTTATTTGTTGATGACAGTGAGATCGATTTATCTAGCAGTACTAGCGGTAACTTGAGAGGAAAAATTGAAAGTGATGTTGATGTTGTTGGATTGCAACTAACTTGGAAATTTTAA
- the crtD gene encoding C-3',4' desaturase CrtD produces MLSRLASDRKSRVVVIGAGIGGLTAAALLARRGYQVLVLDQAIVPGGCASTFQRKGFTFDVGATQVAGLEPGGIHHRIFAELEIELPEATPCDPACAVYLPGETQPINVWRDRTKWKAEREKQFPGSDRFWQLIDNLFQASWAFQARDPVLPPRNIWDLWQLTQAVRPGTLVTLPYTFLTVGDALRGHGLEDDWRLRTFLDLQLKLYSQVDAEETALLYAATALSVSQSPQGLSHLHGSMQVLSDRLVEALEKYGGKLLMRHSVEKILVENGKVKGILVRNQKNKEVRTELADEIVANVTVQNLVQLLGRNAPQGYKQRVDKLPEASGAFVVYLGVDETAIPPGCPPHLQFMYDRNGAIGENNSLFVSVSRAGDGRAPEGKGTIIASSFVDPKPWWRSEDIEDYRAMKEKYTREAIARLGQFFHLTPETILHQEAATPRTFARYTARDRGIVGGIGQRVPTFGPFGFANRTPVKNLWLVGDSTHPGEGTAGVSYSALTVVRQIEAMQ; encoded by the coding sequence ATGCTAAGTAGGTTAGCGAGCGATCGCAAATCGCGTGTTGTCGTCATCGGTGCTGGAATTGGTGGTTTAACGGCGGCGGCGCTACTTGCCCGTCGCGGCTACCAGGTTTTAGTCTTAGACCAGGCAATCGTCCCTGGAGGGTGTGCCTCGACTTTTCAACGGAAAGGATTTACCTTTGATGTCGGCGCGACTCAGGTAGCTGGTTTAGAACCAGGCGGAATTCACCACCGCATCTTTGCCGAATTAGAAATCGAGCTACCAGAAGCAACGCCTTGCGATCCTGCTTGTGCGGTATATTTACCAGGAGAGACTCAACCGATTAACGTTTGGCGCGATCGCACCAAATGGAAAGCCGAAAGAGAAAAACAATTTCCAGGTAGCGATCGCTTTTGGCAATTAATTGACAATTTATTTCAGGCGAGTTGGGCATTTCAAGCCCGCGATCCGGTTTTACCACCCCGCAACATCTGGGATTTGTGGCAACTGACGCAAGCCGTTCGTCCAGGGACTTTAGTTACCCTACCTTACACGTTTTTAACTGTGGGCGATGCTTTACGGGGACACGGTTTGGAAGACGATTGGCGGCTGCGGACATTTTTAGATTTGCAATTAAAACTTTACTCCCAAGTAGATGCAGAAGAAACAGCTTTACTTTACGCAGCTACAGCATTAAGCGTTTCCCAATCACCCCAAGGATTGTCTCACCTCCACGGTAGTATGCAGGTATTAAGCGATCGCTTGGTAGAAGCTTTAGAAAAATATGGTGGCAAGCTGCTGATGCGCCATAGTGTAGAGAAAATTTTAGTTGAAAACGGCAAAGTTAAAGGGATCTTGGTGCGCAACCAAAAAAATAAAGAAGTACGGACGGAACTCGCTGACGAGATCGTGGCTAACGTTACGGTACAAAACTTAGTTCAGTTGTTGGGTAGAAATGCCCCCCAAGGTTACAAGCAACGTGTCGATAAATTACCCGAAGCATCAGGGGCTTTTGTCGTGTATCTAGGTGTAGATGAAACAGCGATTCCGCCAGGATGTCCGCCACACTTGCAATTCATGTACGATCGCAATGGAGCAATCGGGGAAAATAATTCTTTATTTGTCTCCGTCAGTCGAGCGGGAGACGGACGCGCTCCAGAAGGAAAAGGTACGATTATTGCTTCGTCTTTTGTCGATCCGAAACCTTGGTGGCGCAGTGAAGATATTGAAGATTATAGGGCAATGAAGGAAAAATATACTCGGGAAGCGATCGCCCGTTTGGGACAATTCTTTCACCTCACGCCAGAAACAATATTACACCAGGAAGCAGCGACACCACGCACGTTTGCCCGTTATACAGCACGCGATCGCGGTATAGTAGGCGGGATCGGTCAGAGAGTCCCGACATTTGGACCCTTTGGTTTTGCCAACCGCACGCCTGTCAAAAATTTGTGGTTAGTCGGCGACTCCACCCATCCAGGGGAAGGAACGGCTGGCGTGAGTTATTCTGCGCTAACTGTAGTCCGGCAAATTGAGGCAATGCAATAG
- a CDS encoding GUN4 domain-containing protein has translation MTNPTTTSDTPIDFSALRLQLSSGSEKVQQQLIQQLATLGEPGLEVLMDFLLQRRDRLPTWIDGKIYQILYRSEFSPAQEFLQTHFPAGIVTLRSQSNIDYSSLQQLLIEGDFQAADRVTLQKLCELAGATAVQRKWLYFTEVERFPILDLQTVDTLWSVYSEGKFGFSVQRGLWLTLGKNWEKLWAKIGWKNGNTWTRYPDGFTWSLDAPIGHLPLSNQLRGNRAIAALFSHPAWEKREQGAGSRE, from the coding sequence ATGACTAACCCAACCACGACATCAGATACTCCCATTGACTTTTCTGCTCTCCGCTTGCAGCTTTCGTCTGGGTCGGAAAAAGTTCAACAGCAACTCATTCAACAGCTAGCAACACTGGGCGAGCCAGGTTTAGAAGTGTTGATGGACTTTTTGCTACAACGCCGCGATCGCCTACCGACTTGGATTGATGGCAAAATCTACCAAATCCTCTATCGTTCCGAGTTTTCTCCGGCACAGGAATTTTTGCAAACTCACTTTCCCGCCGGAATTGTGACGCTGCGATCGCAATCTAATATCGATTACAGTTCCCTACAACAATTGTTGATTGAGGGAGACTTCCAAGCAGCAGACCGCGTGACGCTACAAAAACTTTGCGAACTGGCTGGCGCGACTGCCGTACAGCGCAAGTGGCTATATTTTACAGAAGTCGAAAGATTTCCCATTCTCGATTTGCAAACTGTCGATACCCTCTGGTCAGTTTACTCCGAAGGAAAATTTGGCTTTTCCGTGCAGCGAGGACTCTGGTTAACTTTAGGCAAAAACTGGGAAAAACTATGGGCAAAAATTGGCTGGAAAAACGGTAACACCTGGACGCGCTACCCTGATGGATTTACTTGGAGCCTTGACGCTCCCATAGGACACCTACCTTTGTCAAATCAGTTACGCGGCAATCGTGCGATCGCCGCACTATTTTCCCATCCAGCCTGGGAGAAGAGGGAGCAGGGAGCAGGGAGCAGGGAGTAG
- a CDS encoding pentapeptide repeat-containing protein, producing the protein MTSQNNSDNNNKALSPNPETVTQSRSSLDLDDFQDDDISNENLATQQALAAIAAIHAQQQSTSASNLIVKRTSWRTAHPRASLLTLVAIALVWIGLSFNNFLWIGWVGTLLALLLSLGVLLPWTIKAVSDIFSPLERSLFVAGTGLAIALIGLFRFGNIGRAIIDWATKLNWDAIGALGEVFGALGQILIAIIAVYVAWRQYVISKDLTIQQNLLTVQQNLITQQQTIDSYFQGISDLVLDEEGMLEDWPQERAIAEGRTAAIFSSVDASGKAKIIRFLSQSKLLTPLQRDFRLGRAILNGEGGYSEDRNYGIRVIDLGVMLARADLSNTDLRWTDLSEANLIAANLNNCDLVKANLSRTILYEAQLVSADLKSTRLFYGDAQTATPRSRNIAPNYNTGEQTGAVIENADFTDAQRMSESLRYYCCAWGGEKTRATIPGGCEGIPNKLGR; encoded by the coding sequence ATGACTAGCCAAAACAACTCAGATAATAACAATAAGGCATTATCTCCGAATCCAGAGACTGTGACTCAATCTCGATCGTCTTTGGATCTAGATGATTTCCAAGACGACGATATATCGAATGAGAACTTGGCAACTCAGCAAGCACTGGCAGCGATTGCCGCAATTCATGCCCAACAACAATCGACTTCTGCATCAAATCTAATCGTCAAACGCACGAGTTGGCGCACGGCACATCCCAGGGCTTCTTTACTTACCTTAGTCGCGATCGCGCTCGTTTGGATTGGACTATCCTTTAATAACTTTTTGTGGATTGGCTGGGTAGGCACGCTGCTAGCGTTGTTACTTTCGCTGGGGGTACTTTTACCTTGGACGATAAAAGCAGTCTCAGACATATTTTCCCCCCTAGAGCGATCGCTATTTGTGGCGGGGACAGGTTTAGCTATTGCCTTAATCGGCTTATTCCGATTTGGAAATATCGGTCGTGCGATTATCGATTGGGCGACCAAATTAAACTGGGATGCGATCGGGGCATTAGGTGAAGTTTTTGGCGCGTTAGGACAAATTTTAATTGCAATTATTGCCGTTTATGTAGCTTGGCGACAATATGTAATTTCCAAAGACTTGACAATTCAACAAAACCTGCTGACAGTACAACAAAACTTAATTACCCAGCAGCAAACCATCGATTCTTACTTTCAGGGAATTTCCGATTTGGTATTAGATGAAGAGGGAATGTTAGAAGATTGGCCTCAAGAACGGGCGATCGCTGAAGGGCGTACGGCTGCTATTTTTAGTAGCGTCGATGCTAGCGGTAAAGCCAAAATCATTCGCTTCTTATCTCAATCGAAGTTACTGACTCCCTTACAGCGAGATTTTCGTTTGGGTAGAGCCATTCTCAACGGTGAAGGTGGTTACTCCGAAGACCGTAACTATGGTATTCGAGTTATAGACTTAGGCGTAATGTTAGCTAGAGCAGATCTTTCTAATACCGATTTGCGTTGGACGGATCTCTCAGAAGCAAATTTGATTGCGGCAAATCTGAACAATTGCGACTTAGTAAAAGCAAATCTTTCCCGTACCATTTTGTATGAAGCACAGCTAGTGAGTGCCGACCTCAAAAGTACTCGTTTATTTTACGGTGATGCTCAAACTGCTACACCCCGCAGTCGCAATATCGCTCCCAACTACAATACAGGAGAACAGACGGGGGCAGTCATTGAGAATGCCGATTTTACTGATGCCCAGCGCATGTCTGAATCCTTACGTTATTACTGCTGCGCTTGGGGAGGCGAAAAAACCAGAGCCACCATTCCTGGTGGCTGTGAAGGGATTCCGAATAAATTGGGACGATAA
- a CDS encoding NADP-dependent isocitrate dehydrogenase codes for MYEKITPPTTGSRITFSNGEPIVPDNPIIPFIRGDGTGVDIWPAAQKVMDAAVQTAYQGKRQIDWFKVYAGDEACEVYGTYQYLPEDTLQAIKEFGVAIKGPLTTPIGGGIRSLNVALRQINDLYACVRPCRYYPGTPSPHKNPEKLDVIIYRENTEDIYLGIEWRQGSEIGDRLIKILNEDLIPATSEHGKKQIPLDAGIGIKPISKTGSQRLVRRAIKHALRLPPNKQMVTLVHKGNIMKYTEGAFRDWGYELATSEFRNECITERESWILGNKEHNPDLSTEDNARQLEPGYNALTADKKAQICQEVEAVLSQIWETHGNGQWKHKIMVNDRIADSIFQQIQTRPDEYSILATMNLNGDYLSDAAAAVVGGLGMGPGANIGDECAIFEATHGTAPKHAGLDRINPGSVILSGVMMLEYMGWQEAAELIKQGIGDAIANREVTYDLARLMEPPAQPLKCSEFADAIIQHFS; via the coding sequence ATGTACGAGAAGATCACTCCTCCTACTACTGGTTCTCGAATTACCTTCAGTAATGGCGAACCAATCGTTCCCGATAATCCAATTATCCCCTTCATTCGCGGAGATGGTACGGGGGTAGATATTTGGCCCGCCGCCCAAAAGGTGATGGATGCTGCCGTACAAACTGCCTATCAGGGCAAAAGACAGATCGACTGGTTTAAAGTCTACGCTGGAGATGAAGCTTGCGAAGTCTACGGCACATACCAATATTTGCCTGAAGATACACTCCAGGCAATCAAAGAATTTGGCGTGGCAATTAAGGGTCCGCTCACGACACCGATTGGTGGTGGTATTCGATCGCTCAACGTAGCACTACGCCAAATCAACGATTTGTATGCCTGCGTTCGCCCCTGTCGTTACTATCCTGGAACGCCTTCCCCGCACAAAAATCCAGAAAAGCTGGATGTGATTATTTATCGCGAAAACACGGAAGATATTTATCTGGGCATTGAATGGAGACAGGGAAGCGAAATTGGCGATCGCCTGATTAAAATCTTGAATGAAGATCTCATCCCTGCTACTTCCGAACACGGTAAAAAACAAATTCCTCTCGATGCAGGAATCGGCATCAAGCCCATCAGCAAGACTGGTTCTCAACGCTTAGTCAGACGCGCCATTAAACACGCCCTACGGTTGCCTCCCAATAAACAAATGGTGACTTTGGTGCATAAAGGCAACATCATGAAATACACCGAAGGCGCTTTTCGCGATTGGGGCTACGAATTGGCAACATCTGAGTTTCGCAACGAGTGCATCACCGAACGCGAGTCTTGGATTCTTGGCAACAAAGAACACAACCCAGACCTCAGTACAGAAGACAACGCTCGACAGCTCGAACCTGGCTACAATGCTTTGACTGCCGATAAAAAAGCCCAAATTTGCCAGGAAGTCGAAGCGGTGTTGAGCCAAATTTGGGAAACGCACGGCAACGGTCAATGGAAACATAAAATTATGGTCAACGATCGCATTGCCGATAGTATTTTCCAACAAATCCAAACTCGACCCGATGAATACTCCATTCTCGCTACGATGAATTTGAATGGAGACTATCTATCCGATGCAGCAGCGGCGGTTGTCGGCGGCTTAGGGATGGGTCCAGGAGCGAATATTGGCGACGAGTGCGCTATTTTTGAAGCGACTCACGGCACTGCACCAAAACACGCCGGACTCGACAGAATCAATCCTGGTTCGGTAATTCTTTCCGGCGTAATGATGTTGGAATATATGGGTTGGCAAGAAGCAGCAGAATTAATCAAGCAAGGAATTGGAGATGCGATCGCCAATCGTGAAGTCACCTACGATTTAGCGCGATTGATGGAACCTCCAGCTCAACCGCTTAAATGTTCTGAATTTGCCGACGCGATTATTCAGCATTTTAGTTAA
- a CDS encoding GAF domain-containing sensor histidine kinase, which yields MVEPENKLVCRGDTGVDPMIDRRMKALLELGLLEAQTTPVFEEATQTAAHLLEVPICILGFLDRNRHVFKSAVGLSRLGLMNPLAQERQLPIHESFCTQVVETSQIVNVGNTRAHPAFTNSVLVQRYGILAYLEVPLIDSSGLCLGAIAVMDLEPRNFSIQQMKFLELMARWSMSEFERNRLLKMQQLEPLEQRAIEVAPQILNPAPAISFSPPTALPEALSIVQVKLKLLEQLTQELRTPLTSILGMANVVGREIYGPLTTKQKEYLEIIQNSGRYLLSLVNEVSQLGVVEEYSLSLNLTTVDIEMLCQQVLNTLDEVAKRKEQKLRLSLEPAKSRMWVLDKDKVRQLIYHLISSMIQAATSGSAIRIHISYKGNSTLDRVGEMMGQSNLLNLAISVSHPWLGEGLTPVDPYLGQISTFHAARTGDERQESKSKRSMHEHDDREEDKTELVNVNSFNRSCESLRLLLSRALAELHGGQIDILGTPESGYRYVVSLPELTLAQANTEI from the coding sequence ATGGTGGAGCCAGAAAACAAATTAGTGTGTCGAGGGGATACTGGCGTAGATCCAATGATAGATCGGCGCATGAAGGCGTTGTTAGAACTGGGTTTGTTAGAAGCTCAAACTACGCCAGTTTTTGAGGAAGCAACTCAAACCGCTGCCCACCTGCTAGAAGTACCGATCTGCATTTTGGGCTTTTTAGACCGCAATCGTCACGTGTTTAAATCAGCAGTGGGTTTGTCGCGTTTGGGGTTGATGAATCCACTAGCGCAGGAAAGACAGTTACCAATCCACGAATCGTTTTGCACTCAAGTTGTCGAAACGAGCCAAATCGTTAACGTTGGCAATACCCGCGCTCATCCTGCTTTTACTAACAGCGTCTTAGTCCAGCGTTACGGTATTCTTGCTTACCTGGAAGTTCCATTGATTGACTCCTCCGGTTTATGCTTGGGTGCGATCGCGGTGATGGATTTAGAACCCCGCAATTTCAGCATCCAACAGATGAAATTTCTCGAACTCATGGCTCGTTGGAGTATGAGTGAATTCGAGCGCAATCGCCTGCTCAAAATGCAACAGTTAGAGCCACTAGAGCAGCGGGCGATCGAGGTTGCACCGCAAATTCTCAATCCCGCACCAGCAATCTCTTTCTCACCTCCTACTGCCTTACCAGAAGCCCTTTCCATTGTCCAAGTCAAACTCAAGTTGCTAGAGCAGCTCACCCAAGAACTCAGAACTCCTTTAACATCAATTTTAGGAATGGCAAATGTCGTAGGACGAGAAATTTACGGTCCTCTGACGACGAAACAGAAAGAATATCTCGAAATTATTCAAAATAGCGGTCGATATCTCCTCTCCCTAGTTAATGAAGTTTCTCAATTGGGAGTTGTAGAGGAATATTCCCTGAGTCTCAATCTAACTACTGTCGATATCGAAATGCTCTGCCAGCAGGTACTCAATACCTTAGATGAGGTCGCCAAACGCAAAGAACAAAAATTACGACTATCGCTGGAGCCTGCTAAAAGTCGAATGTGGGTGCTGGATAAAGACAAGGTAAGACAGCTGATATACCACCTGATATCGAGTATGATTCAAGCTGCTACAAGTGGGAGTGCGATCCGCATTCACATTTCCTATAAAGGTAACTCTACGCTCGATCGCGTGGGTGAAATGATGGGACAAAGCAATCTTTTGAATCTAGCAATTTCAGTCTCTCATCCTTGGTTAGGAGAAGGATTAACCCCCGTCGATCCCTACTTAGGACAAATTTCTACTTTTCATGCTGCTCGTACTGGCGATGAAAGGCAGGAGTCAAAAAGCAAGAGGTCAATGCACGAACATGACGATCGTGAGGAAGACAAGACAGAATTAGTCAATGTCAATAGCTTCAATCGTTCTTGTGAAAGCCTACGCTTGTTGCTCAGCCGTGCTTTAGCAGAACTACACGGTGGTCAAATTGATATTTTAGGGACTCCAGAATCCGGCTATCGTTATGTCGTCAGTCTTCCCGAGCTAACATTGGCGCAAGCTAATACCGAAATTTAA
- a CDS encoding serine/threonine protein kinase, with the protein MSERNWETPLTSNTLEQRYEIIQQLAKKAGRRTLLARDRKTEELVVVKLLSFASDFEWDALKLFEREAKILQAISHPAIPRYLDYYELDFNDGNKGFALVQTYISGKSLEDYLKSGRSFDEVEIKQLAKAVLEILTYLHSRQPPVIHRDIKPSNILLGDRSGNSIGQVYLVDFGSVQTLAAKEGGTMTIVGTYGYMPPEQFGDRTVPASDLYSLGTTLVYLVTGTHPADLPQKDGRIQFELLANLSPEFTRWLRRMIEPSLERRFTSAEHALQELIQPQPVDLVPSTIQQPSDSKVKLTRKADILEILLPAKGWNFGVGFTTAFASFYNLILLPATGIVFSPYLRISHPLIWLILGGLWYGNYILISGVLKYLLKRVRLKISSQEIELTHEIFGWKYRQIFNASKQKVTALKLIYGYHGNRRYMTIWIGKNRYELWGDSILTEPEMEWLAQEVSNYLGIEISREPNFYIPKGD; encoded by the coding sequence ATGTCCGAGCGCAATTGGGAGACACCGCTGACTAGCAATACTCTAGAACAGCGATATGAGATTATACAACAATTAGCAAAAAAAGCAGGCAGACGCACGTTATTAGCGCGTGACAGAAAAACTGAGGAGTTAGTTGTAGTCAAACTCCTGTCCTTCGCCAGTGATTTTGAGTGGGATGCACTGAAATTATTTGAACGGGAAGCCAAAATATTACAAGCAATTTCTCATCCTGCAATTCCCCGTTATTTAGATTATTACGAACTCGATTTCAATGACGGTAACAAGGGTTTTGCTTTAGTACAAACTTATATTTCTGGAAAATCTTTAGAAGACTATCTTAAATCTGGACGTAGCTTTGATGAAGTAGAAATCAAACAGCTAGCAAAAGCAGTACTAGAAATTTTGACTTATTTGCATAGCAGACAACCGCCAGTCATTCACCGCGATATTAAACCGAGTAATATTTTACTGGGCGATCGCTCTGGTAACAGTATCGGACAAGTCTATTTAGTTGATTTCGGTTCCGTGCAAACTTTAGCAGCAAAAGAAGGCGGAACGATGACAATTGTAGGAACTTATGGCTATATGCCACCCGAACAATTTGGCGATCGCACCGTTCCTGCTTCCGATCTTTACAGTTTGGGTACAACTTTAGTTTATCTAGTAACGGGGACGCATCCGGCAGATTTACCGCAAAAAGATGGACGAATTCAATTTGAGTTATTAGCAAATCTCAGTCCTGAATTCACTCGGTGGTTGCGGCGGATGATAGAACCAAGTTTAGAGCGTCGCTTTACTTCTGCCGAACATGCATTACAAGAATTGATTCAACCTCAGCCTGTAGATCTAGTTCCTTCAACGATCCAACAACCTAGTGATAGTAAAGTTAAGCTAACTAGAAAAGCAGATATCTTGGAAATTCTTCTTCCTGCTAAAGGTTGGAATTTTGGCGTAGGATTTACTACAGCTTTTGCCAGTTTTTATAATCTCATTCTCCTTCCAGCAACAGGCATAGTTTTTTCCCCATACTTGAGAATTAGCCATCCTTTAATATGGTTAATTCTGGGAGGTCTGTGGTATGGAAATTATATTTTAATCTCGGGAGTTCTGAAGTATTTATTAAAGCGAGTTAGACTCAAAATCAGTTCTCAGGAAATCGAGCTTACTCATGAAATATTCGGCTGGAAGTATCGCCAGATTTTCAATGCAAGTAAACAAAAGGTGACGGCGTTAAAATTAATTTACGGATATCACGGTAACCGTCGATATATGACTATTTGGATTGGTAAAAATAGGTATGAGTTGTGGGGTGATTCGATTCTAACCGAACCAGAAATGGAATGGTTAGCGCAAGAAGTTAGTAATTATTTAGGAATAGAGATTTCTAGAGAACCTAATTTTTACATTCCCAAAGGCGATTAA